In Drosophila teissieri strain GT53w chromosome 2R, Prin_Dtei_1.1, whole genome shotgun sequence, the following proteins share a genomic window:
- the LOC122614179 gene encoding cilia- and flagella-associated protein 161 gives MPCRVGDMDSISARFQPSVRIGNWVEENCLEEDKIVNFKKQRDRGELLVEKARTLYDNFHKEIVLAAPKQTIIFGAIVQLMPIHINISDMDTTDLNAALSVVINEKVVRKSQSINEDCELSVAPSKRPCVRNSFKIVSGDGRDRTGENIKYGQRFQLQCMASEHDPIVLYSGPKRCNLQQGVHATYLSHKNGELNLNLGLVHRSKLTCPDNDIPLAYTNWFCRHVDPKQRFESEGEDIPSNSPLVIVHATTNRNLAAENVLIQTLFGPEFLVSVQNYRNIYRHEIWKNVWMISNGHQTGSKSANSTSH, from the exons ATGCCTTGCAGAGTCGGCGATATGGATTCTATTTCAGCGCGGTTTCAGCCCAGCGTGAGAATTGGCAATTGGGTGGAAGAAAATTGCCTTGAAGAG GACAAAATAGTCAACTTTAAGAAACAACGCGATCGCGGCGAACTTTTAGTGGAAAAGGCTCGCACGTTGTATGATAATTTCCACAAGGAGATCGTTTTGGCTGCTCCTAAGCAAACCATTATATTCGGAGCCATTGTGCAACTGATGCCTATTCATATAAACATCAGTGACATGGATACTACCGATCTGAATGCCGCTTTGTCGGTGGTCATCAACGAAAAGGTCGTGCGCAAAAGTCAGTCCATCAATGAAGACTGTGAGTTATCTGTGGCGCCTTCGAAGCGGCCTTGTGTGCGAAACTCCTTCAAAATAGTGAGTGGAGATGGCAGGGATCGCACTGGGGAGAACATCAAGTATGGGCAGCGATTCCAGCTGCAGTGCATGGCTTCGGAACACGATCCCATAGTGCTGTACAGTGGCCCCAAGCGGTGCAATCTGCAGCAGGGTGTCCATGCCACCTATTTGTCCCACAAGAACGGGGAGCTCAATCTCAACTTGGGACTTGTGCATCGCAGT AAATTGACCTGTCCGGACAACGATATACCCTTGGCATACACAAACTGGTTCTGCCGACATGTAGATCCAAAGCAGCGCTTTGAAAGCGAAGGAGAAGATATACCT AGCAATTCCCCTTTGGTTATCGTACATGCAACCACCAATCGCAACCTAGCTgccgaaaatgttttaatcCAAACCCTGTTTGGCCCCGAGTTTCTGGTGTCCGTGCAAAACTATCGCAATATCTACAGGCACGAGATATGGAAGAACGTGTGGATGATTAGCAACGGCCACCAGACTGGATCAAAGTCTGCAAATTCTACGTCTCACTAA
- the LOC122613485 gene encoding trypsin-1 yields MSSVSNPVKLSILLLAVTFVRGAVDVDVAEESRIIGGQFAAPGQFPHQVSLQLNGRHHCGGSLISETMIVTAAHCTRGQNPGQMKAIVGTNDLSAGNGQTFNIAQFIIHPQYNPQSQDFDMSLIRLSSPVPMGGAVQTIQLADSDANYAADTMAMISGFGAINQNLQLPNRLKFAQVQLWSRDYCNSQNIPGLTDRMVCAGHPSGQVSSCQGDSGGPLTVDGKLFGVVSWGFGCGAKGRPAMYTYVGALRSWIKHNANV; encoded by the coding sequence ATGTCTTCGGTAAGCAATCCAGTGAAACTATCGATCCTGCTCCTCGCTGTGACTTTTGTTCGCGgtgctgtggatgtggatgtggcagaGGAGTCACGCATTATTGGTGGCCAGTTTGCTGCTCCGGGACAATTTCCGCATCAGGTGTCCCTTCAGTTAAATGGACGCCATCACTGCGGCGGTTCCCTAATCTCCGAGACCATGATCGTGACAGCAGCCCACTGCACCAGGGGCCAGAATCCCGGCCAAATGAAGGCCATTGTGGGAACAAACGATTTGAGTGCCGGAAATGGTCAGACTTTCAACATTGCGCAGTTCATCATCCATCCGCAGTACAATCCGCAGAGTCAAGACTTTGATATGTCGCTGATTAGGTTGAGCAGCCCGGTTCCGATGGGAGGAGCTGTACAGACCATTCAACTGGCCGATTCGGATGCCAATTATGCCGCGGATACGATGGCAATGATCAGCGGATTCGGCGCCATCAATCAGAACTTGCAGCTGCCCAACCGTTTGAAGTTCGCCCAGGTGCAATTGTGGAGCCGTGACTACTGCAATTCCCAAAACATTCCCGGCCTCACCGATCGCATGGTGTGTGCAGGACATCCCAGTGGCCAAGTCAGCTCCTGCCAGGGAGACTCTGGTGGCCCGCTGACCGTCGATGGCAAGCTCTTCGGTGTGGTGTCATGGGGATTCGGTTGCGGAGCCAAGGGACGCCCGGCCATGTACACCTACGTGGGTGCTCTCAGATCCTGGATCAAACACAATGCCAATGTGTAA
- the LOC122615026 gene encoding uncharacterized protein LOC122615026, which translates to MESPKAENTSADDAISPTDSSPALNVLCAICNEFFRASDNVCYTNRCGHVFHSTCLTRWLKESRSCPQCRTPHGDHPLPRLYLNFTEVGAACDDSPIEEKFYTMDTHFEWRPMRLGEDEESSSELSHLPPDEAVECGYDDAGNPAYVARAYYGNDRLPAHYVPRKKVAYAGWDGKAFPLTDGVELLVLKDCEPKWVDGSNGSYPLGALDTGYSHWGEVTYTGRAMYKGDMRLGKVHPSYNKMFIPHKGKEVDALRYQVLVLTPREPDQQ; encoded by the coding sequence ATGGAGAGTCCAAAAGCCGAAAATACCAGCGCCGATGACGCAATTTCTCCGACTGATTCCTCGCCGGCGTTGAATGTGTTGTGCGCCATATGCAACGAGTTCTTTCGCGCCAGTGACAACGTTTGCTACACTAATAGGTGCGGTCATGTTTTCCACTCCACCTGCCTGACCCGCTGGCTCAAGGAATCGCGCTCCTGCCCACAATGCCGGACCCCCCATGGGGATCATCCTTTACCCAGACTCTATCTGAACTTCACAGAAGTCGGTGCGGCGTGCGATGATTCACCCATCGAAGAGAAGTTCTACACAATGGATACGCACTTCGAGTGGAGGCCCATGAGACTGGGTGAGGATGAGGAGAGCAGTTCGGAGCTCTCGCATCTGCCGCCCGACGAAGCCGTTGAATGTGGATACGATGATGCGGGGAATCCCGCTTATGTGGCACGAGCCTACTACGGTAACGATCGATTGCCGGCCCACTACGTGCCACGGAAGAAGGTTGCCTATGCCGGGTGGGACGGAAAGGCATTCCCTCTAACCGATGGAGTAGAGTTGCTGGTGCTGAAAGATTGCGAGCCCAAGTGGGTGGACGGCTCGAATGGCTCATATCCGCTGGGTGCGCTGGACACTGGCTATTCGCATTGGGGCGAAGTCACCTACACGGGACGCGCTATGTACAAAGGAGATATGCGGCTTGGTAAGGTGCACCCCTcctataataaaatgtttattccACATAAGGGAAAGGAGGTTGACGCTTTAAGGTACCAGGTGCTGGTGCTCACTCCACGTGAGCCCGATCAACAATGA
- the LOC122615025 gene encoding imaginal disk growth factor 6 gives MIIKTLAIVSLCLASIQASKVGAPQLPKKHLVCYYDSLSFVKEGLGKLVIDELEPALQFCDYLIYGYAGIERDSHKAVSLNQQLDLDLGKGLYRTVTRLKRKYPNVKILLSVGGDKDIELDKDAKELPNKYLELLESPTGRNRFVNTVYSLVKTYGFDGLDVAWQFPKNKPKKVHSGIGSLWKGFKKVFSGDSIVDEKSEEHKEQFTALLRDVKNAFRPDNLLLSTTVLPNVNSSLFYDIPAVVNYLDFVNLAAFDFFTPQRNPEVADYAAPIYELSERNPEFNVAAQVKYWLRNSCPASKINVGVATYGRPWKLTDDSGDTGVPPVKDVKDEAPVGGNSQVAGIYSWPEVCALLPNQNNAYSKGASAPLTKVQDPAKRFGSYAYRAADKKGDNGIWVSFEDPDTAADKAGYVRTENLGGVALFDLSYDDFRGLCTNEKYPILRAVKYRLTN, from the exons ATGATCATCAAAACCCTGGCGATCGTTTCGCTGTGCCTGGCCAGCATCCAGGCCTCCAAGGTGGGAGCTCCGCAGCTGCCCAAGAAGCACCTGGTCTGCTACTACGATTCCCTCAGTTTCGTCAAGGAAG GTCTGGGCAAGCTGGTGATCGATGAACTGGAGCCGGCTCTGCAGTTCTGCGACTATCTGATCTATGGCTACGCCGGAATCGAGCGCGACTCGCACAAGGCGGTGAGTCTGAACCAGCAGTTGGACTTGGATTTGGGCAAGGGACTGTACCGCACGGTGACCCGCTTGAAGCGCAAGTATCCCAATGTCAAGATCCTGCTGAGTGTGGGCGGTGACAAGGACATTGAGCTGGACAAGGATGCCAAGGAGCTGCCCAACAAGTACCTCGAACTGCTCGAGAGCCCCACTGGTCGCAATCGTTTCGTGAACACCGTCTACTCGCTGGTGAAGACCTACGGATTCGACGGCTTGGATGTCGCCTGGCAGTTTCCCAAGAACAAGCCGAAGAAGGTGCACAGTGGCATCGGCAGCCTGTGGAAGGGCTTCAAGAAGGTCTTCTCCGGCGACTCGATCGTCGACGAGAAGTCCGAGGAGCACAAGGAACAGTTCACTGCTCTGCTCCGCGACGTGAAGAACGCCTTCCGTCCGGACAACCTGCTGCTCTCCACCACCGTTCTGCCCAATGTGAACTCATCCC TGTTCTACGACATTCCCGCTGTGGTCAACTATCTGGACTTTGTGAATCTGGCGGCCTTCGACTTCTTCACGCCCCAGCGTAATCCCGAGGTGGCCGACTATGCCGCACCCATTTACGAACTGAGCGAACGCAATCCCGAGTTCAATGTGGCTGCTCAGGTGAAGTACTGGTTGCGCAACAGCTGTCCCGCCAGCAAGAtcaatgtgggcgtggccacctACGGTCGCCCATGGAAGCTGACCGATGACTCCGGCGACACTGGCGTGCCCCCCGTTAAGGACGTCAAGGACGAGGCTCCCGTGGGTGGCAACAGCCAGGTGGCTGGCATCTACAGCTGGCCGGAGGTCTGCGCCCTGCTGCCCAACCAGAACAACGCCTATTCCAAGGGCGCTAGTGCTCCGCTGACCAAGGTTCAGGATCCCGCCAAGCGTTTCGGCTCGTATGCCTATAGGGCGGCCGACAAGAAGGGCGACAATGGCATCTGGGTGAGCTTCGAGGATCCCGACACCGCCGCCGACAAGGCCGGCTATGTGCGCACCGAAAATCTGGGTGGAGTCGCACTGTTCGACCTGTCCTACGACGATTTCCGAGGACTCTGCACCAACGAGAAGTACCCCATCCTCAGGGCGGTTAAGTACCGCCTGACCAACTAA